The sequence below is a genomic window from Pseudomonadota bacterium.
AGCGCGCCGAGGCACTTGCGGCGGCGTTCCCGGACCTCTCGCTCGCCATCGCCCCCCTCGCTGACGAACCGTTCGCAGCCGCGGTCGCCAACGCAACGCTGGTGGTTCAGACCACCTCGGCCGGCATGTCGCCGTCGGTCGACGTGACCCCCGCCGCCTGGCCAGGCACCCTTCCGAGCGGCCTGGCGGTCTACGATCTCATCTACCGACCTCGGCGAACCCGCTTCCTTCAAGACGCAGCGGCGCGTGGAGCAAAGGTCTGCGATGGTCTCGGCATGCTCGTCGAGCAGGGAGCCGCCGCCTTCGAGCACTGGACAGGACAGCCCGCGCCGCGAGAGCTCATGCGAAAGGCCGCCGAAGACGCCCTCACCTGACGCTGCGCGTCACGGCCGCGCGTATGGCGACGAGACGCTGGCGCGCTTCGTCGACCTGTGATGCAGCGATCTCTCGCGCTCCATAGCGCGCCTCCTCGAAGAGATCGGTGAGCCGCTCGATGTCACGTGACACCGCGGGAAAGCGCAGGCAGGCCTGCGTCGCACGCTCACGTGGCGTCTTCCCCGGCGCCTTCGGCTGCTCGCCTGCTGAGAGCAGCGCGGCCATCTCCCTCCACGCCTCACCGATCTCGCCACCTGTGCCGGCCTCAGGAGCAGAGAGGCCGATGCGCCGTGCCACACGTCTCACCGCCGCGCGCAGGCGATCGCCCATCCGGCGCGCGACCGACGTACCGCCCTGCCGCGGTCGCCGCTGCCCGAGCAGAACCCACGCGCCCGCCCCCACACCGAACGCCAAGGCCACGATTGCGATGGCACCCGGCGCACCGATGCCAGCGACCCATTCCCGGACCCAAGCGACCGCCGTGGCAACGGCCTTCCCCGGCCCCTCGAAGTCGAGGCCCAGGCGAGCGCGCAGGTAGCGCAGGAAGGTGTCAGCGGCCGACGGTGCAGAGCGCCCAGGCGTCCGCGGTGCTGCGTCATATCCAGGAGAAGGGTCGAGCTCGACCCAGCCGAATCGGCTGACCATCACCTCGACCCACGCGTGCGCGTCTGACCCGCGAACCTCGTAATATCCCGTGAGGGGATTGTACGTGCCGCTCGAGTACCCGGTGACGAGGCGCGCGGGGATGTCGATGCTGCGACACATCACGGCCAGGGCCGTGGCGAACTGCTCGCAGTACCCCTTCTTGTAGCGGAACAGGAAAGCGTCGGCGACGTCGAGGTCGTCCGGGTAGGGGGGGATGTCGAGGGTGTAGGTATAGTGGTTCTGCAGGTAGTTCGTCAGCGCCGCAGCCTTTGCATACGCGCCGACCTCGTTGCGGGTGATGTCTTCGGCGAGGGTCTTCACGCGCGAGGGCACCGTGGGCGGCAGCTCGAGATCGAGCTCTCGCGCACGAAGCTCGACCTTCGTGGGAGGGCGGTTCAATGTGGCCAGACGCGCCAGGAGCGCGGGGCGCACGGGGCGATAGAGGCTCACCACCGAGTACACCGTTCCACTCTCGAGCGCGAAGGGCGTTCGAACCCCCGCGTGCGCGTCGACGTAGACCGTGTCGGAGGGGAAGAACAGCTGTGACAGCTGGTACGCCGAGAGAATGATGTTGGGCAGATCACGCTCGATGTAGTAGACCTGGATGAGCTCCTTCTCTCCGATTCCGTCAACGTTGAGCAGAATCGGAGGGCTGGTTCCGATGGTCTGCTCCAGCCCTTCCAGCGTGATCTCCCATCCTCTCCCCGTGTAGTGGTTGAAGCCCAGTCCGCGGTAGCAGGTCTCCTCCGACGAGCGAACGCGCATCATGATCTCGTCGGTGAGCTTGCCACGCAGGTTGAGGTCGAGATAGGCGCTGAAGCCGTTGTAGCTGTCCGGGTCGAAGTGACGCTGCTGGGGGGTGACGCGGCCGTTTGTGTTGGGGTATGCCGCGTTCCGGATCTCTCCCTTGCCCACCGCCTTCGGGTTGAGCTGCAGCGAGAACGGGAGCGCGCGGATTCGCAGGCCCTGGCCCCGCGGGATGAAGGGGAAGAGGCCCGCGCTCAGCAGCAGGAGGACCGCGCCAAGAGCGCTCACCGCCATCACGGCGGTGCGCGGCCCCGGCATGATCCCGACGACACGGCGAGCCTCACGTGCCTGTGAGAGATGGTTGCACAGCAGCGCAAAGAGCGCGCACACGAAGAAGGCACCCAGGTAGGGCAGCACCGTGAGATCGTGGCTGAGCACGCCGGCGACGCACATCAAGACGAAGCCCGCCACCAGCGAATAGTTCAGATCTCGTCGCGACGGAAGGTCATAGCTGTGGATCAGCTGCAGCCAGAGGAGCAGGTTGGCCAGCGGAACACGCGGGTCGAACGGGCTGTAGTAGAGGCTGACGATGAAATCGTAGAGCGCAACGAACATGAAGAGCGAGAGAAAGATCTTGAGCACCCAGTTCGTCTCGGTGCGACGGCGATACGAGACCCAGTAGCCGAGCGCGGTGAGGGAGATCAACAGAGCGGAGAGCGATGGCCACTGCTCCTCGTGAAGCGTGGCGAGCACACCGCACATGATCGTCGCGAGTGTCGCAGCCCGAAACGTGATGGAATCTTCGGGAATCTTCTTGACCGTGAGGAACCCGGGGATCTTCATCGTGCTGCCCCAGCCCCGCTGAAGATCCCCTCGAGCGGTGCCTCTGTCGCATGCACGAACACCCGCGCCCCAGCGGCGACGAGCGTCGCGGCCTCATCGATGCACTGCTCATCATCGCCCGCGAACAGCACCACGGCGGCTGGCAGGGGGAGACGCGCCACGTTCGTCTCGGAAAGTCCGCGGGTGGTCAGCACCAGCACATGGCCCGCGGGCTCACGCTTCGACTCGAGAATCTCGAGCGCGCGTGCCCAGTGCGGTGCGTCGCACGAGGCGAGGCGCGCCAGCCAGTCGAGGGGAGAGGCACCACGCTGGTCGGCCGCCCCACACAGCGCGCCGTGGCCGTCGAGGGTCACGAGACGAACGCGGGTCCCGCGACGGCGATCGTGCGCCAGGAATGCGGCCGCCAGACGAGCGGCCTGATCGAGCGCGGACAAGCCCGCCGGCCCATGTCCGCTCTCGCCACCGCAATCGATGACCACCGTCAGGCGGGGCGCTCCGATGTCAAGATGCTCGGTGACCGTGAGCGTTCCCGTGCGTGCGCTGGTGGGCCAGTGAACTGATCGGATGTCGTCGCCGTACTGGTAGGCCCGCAAGCCGTGGAGGTCATGGCTTCGACCGAGCCGTCTGTGCGGTGTCGTCTGCCCTTCGACACGAGAGGCGGCGCGCGCGCGATCAGCGTGACGAAGCACCGGGGCCCGAGGCAGCACCACGGCCTCACCGCCGATGTTCACGCGCCGCACCCGCGGGAAGAACCCGAACGGCACCGATGACGCCATGGTCGTGACCTCGAACCGCCGAACCCCGCGGAACGGGGCGGTCATTCGATACGAGAGGCTCACCGCCCCATGGGCCGGCACGCATCCGACCACAAAGCGCACCCGCTGGGCTGCGTCGGTACCTGCGTCCATGCCATCGACAGCGTCGAGGGGCGCGGCAGCCGGGGCGTCCGGAGGTACGGGGGGAAAGGGCGGGTGCTCCTCGACGGTGACGAGATAGCGCGGCCAGCGCGAGGGATTGTGAAGGCGCAAGCGCACCTCGACGGTCTCCCCCTCGACCACGGGACCCATCGCTCCCCGCGAGAGCTCGAGGCCCGATAGCATGAGGCGAGGAACCACAAACCCCACCAAAAGAAGCGAAGCGACCGCGGCGGAGATCAGGTAAAGCCATCCGGTCTGGGTGTTGACCGCGATGAAGAGGATGAGCGCACCGAGCAGCGCCACGATGGTCTCATCGCGCGGCTGCAATACCCGCCTCAAGATGCCGGCGAACAAGGCCTGCACGTGCTCGCTCCCATGTGCCCGCCCTGCCGTGATTTGCAGTGCGCAACGGCGGTTGTGCGAGCGAGCACATTATAGCACGGGCCCGACGAAGTTTTACGCCCCCCTCAACAAGGAGACACCACAGGTTCACGTCGTACAGTATTGAGAGGCCTGCAAGTCTTTTCAAGCCTCGAAGCGCAACGACTGGAGAAGAGGAAGCTCACGCATGGACTGGTGGATCACACTCAAATCCATGATCCAGGGCAATGCCGCAGAAGAGGCGCCGAATCGCGCACCCGTGCGCGCCGCTCCGCGCCTCCCCTCAGAGATCATGGCCCTGTGCTCAACCGCCTCCGATGCCGCGTTCACCGTCACCATCGTGAGTCTCAGCGTGACCGGGCTGAAGCTCGAGTCGTCGCGGCGAATCGCACCACAGGCCATCATCGACATCCGCGTTCCCGTATCGCTGAACTTCGAGAACCGAGAGACCATCGAGCACATCGGCTTCAAGGCGCGCAGCGTGTGGTCGAACAAGGTCGCAGGAAACAAGCACGAGACCGGGGTGCGGTATCTCGAGAGCGAGAACGAGAAGCGAGACCACTGGATACGTCTCGTGCTGCGCACCTACGGCATGAGCACGGGAGATGACCGCCGCGTCCACGAGCGCCACACCGCTGCGTTGCC
It includes:
- a CDS encoding PilZ domain-containing protein codes for the protein MDWWITLKSMIQGNAAEEAPNRAPVRAAPRLPSEIMALCSTASDAAFTVTIVSLSVTGLKLESSRRIAPQAIIDIRVPVSLNFENRETIEHIGFKARSVWSNKVAGNKHETGVRYLESENEKRDHWIRLVLRTYGMSTGDDRRVHERHTAALPVTVHRADGTVLQGEVKDISAGGMRLWPSGVSLERSERLRIELQRQEGAPFKVGGTVVHTEGEGDAVFHGIAFDPLDDAQSESLDAIVTRLVRLASAPADPNGKPLRPPI
- a CDS encoding DUF3488 domain-containing protein, with translation MKIPGFLTVKKIPEDSITFRAATLATIMCGVLATLHEEQWPSLSALLISLTALGYWVSYRRRTETNWVLKIFLSLFMFVALYDFIVSLYYSPFDPRVPLANLLLWLQLIHSYDLPSRRDLNYSLVAGFVLMCVAGVLSHDLTVLPYLGAFFVCALFALLCNHLSQAREARRVVGIMPGPRTAVMAVSALGAVLLLLSAGLFPFIPRGQGLRIRALPFSLQLNPKAVGKGEIRNAAYPNTNGRVTPQQRHFDPDSYNGFSAYLDLNLRGKLTDEIMMRVRSSEETCYRGLGFNHYTGRGWEITLEGLEQTIGTSPPILLNVDGIGEKELIQVYYIERDLPNIILSAYQLSQLFFPSDTVYVDAHAGVRTPFALESGTVYSVVSLYRPVRPALLARLATLNRPPTKVELRARELDLELPPTVPSRVKTLAEDITRNEVGAYAKAAALTNYLQNHYTYTLDIPPYPDDLDVADAFLFRYKKGYCEQFATALAVMCRSIDIPARLVTGYSSGTYNPLTGYYEVRGSDAHAWVEVMVSRFGWVELDPSPGYDAAPRTPGRSAPSAADTFLRYLRARLGLDFEGPGKAVATAVAWVREWVAGIGAPGAIAIVALAFGVGAGAWVLLGQRRPRQGGTSVARRMGDRLRAAVRRVARRIGLSAPEAGTGGEIGEAWREMAALLSAGEQPKAPGKTPRERATQACLRFPAVSRDIERLTDLFEEARYGAREIAASQVDEARQRLVAIRAAVTRSVR
- a CDS encoding DUF58 domain-containing protein yields the protein MQPRDETIVALLGALILFIAVNTQTGWLYLISAAVASLLLVGFVVPRLMLSGLELSRGAMGPVVEGETVEVRLRLHNPSRWPRYLVTVEEHPPFPPVPPDAPAAAPLDAVDGMDAGTDAAQRVRFVVGCVPAHGAVSLSYRMTAPFRGVRRFEVTTMASSVPFGFFPRVRRVNIGGEAVVLPRAPVLRHADRARAASRVEGQTTPHRRLGRSHDLHGLRAYQYGDDIRSVHWPTSARTGTLTVTEHLDIGAPRLTVVIDCGGESGHGPAGLSALDQAARLAAAFLAHDRRRGTRVRLVTLDGHGALCGAADQRGASPLDWLARLASCDAPHWARALEILESKREPAGHVLVLTTRGLSETNVARLPLPAAVVLFAGDDEQCIDEAATLVAAGARVFVHATEAPLEGIFSGAGAAR